From one Desulfomicrobium macestii genomic stretch:
- a CDS encoding type II toxin-antitoxin system RelE/ParE family toxin has protein sequence MGKVLQVRVYAYTYSEEDVRKAWPRLWSLAFEETKPGFPYEMAGVLELVRALDDLYQFGVIAEAISKVLASGLPKVVKEVEELQRHLADWNPQAANQASDRIEEGLGELERLVANP, from the coding sequence ATGGGCAAGGTCCTGCAAGTTCGAGTGTACGCCTACACCTACAGCGAGGAAGATGTCCGCAAGGCCTGGCCACGGCTGTGGAGCCTGGCCTTCGAAGAGACCAAGCCCGGATTTCCCTACGAGATGGCAGGGGTGCTTGAGCTTGTCAGGGCCCTTGATGACCTGTATCAGTTCGGAGTCATTGCCGAGGCCATCAGCAAGGTTTTGGCCTCGGGACTTCCCAAGGTCGTGAAGGAGGTGGAGGAGTTGCAGCGGCATCTTGCCGACTGGAATCCACAGGCCGCCAACCAGGCCTCCGACCGGATCGAAGAGGGGCTTGGCGAGCTGGAAAGGCTGGTGGCCAATCCATGA
- a CDS encoding DUF362 domain-containing protein encodes MEKAKVYFTDFRTVAFGDGLPTKLKKMIRKAGIGEIDMDGKFVAIKLHFGELGNISYLRPNYAKAVADLVKELGGKPFLTDCNTMYPGKRKNALEHLECAWENGFSPLSVGCPILIGDGLKGTDDIAVPVVGGEYVKEAKIGRAVMDADVFISLTHFKGHEMTGFGGAIKNIGMGCGSRAGKTEQHSGGKASIDEAKCRGCMACLKECANEGLFFDEDAGKMRVNEDNCVGCGRCLGSCNFDAIAFRNFAANELLNKRMAEYTKAVVDGRPNFHISLIVDVSPNCDCHGENDAPILPNLGMFASFDPLALDQACVDACMKAKPLPGSQLYENLSKPDFLDQHDHFKNSTPQSEWRSCLDHAEKIGLGTRDYELIFVK; translated from the coding sequence ATGGAAAAAGCGAAGGTTTATTTTACCGATTTTCGCACGGTGGCATTTGGAGACGGACTGCCCACCAAGCTCAAGAAGATGATCAGGAAGGCCGGGATTGGGGAGATCGACATGGACGGGAAGTTCGTGGCCATCAAGCTGCATTTTGGCGAACTGGGCAACATCAGCTATCTGCGTCCCAACTATGCCAAGGCCGTGGCCGACTTGGTCAAGGAGTTGGGCGGCAAGCCGTTTTTGACCGACTGCAACACCATGTACCCGGGCAAGCGCAAGAACGCCCTGGAGCATCTGGAGTGCGCTTGGGAAAACGGGTTTTCGCCGCTGTCGGTCGGCTGCCCCATTCTCATCGGGGATGGGCTGAAGGGAACCGACGATATCGCGGTGCCCGTGGTCGGCGGGGAATATGTGAAAGAGGCGAAGATCGGGCGGGCCGTCATGGACGCGGACGTGTTCATCAGCCTGACCCATTTCAAGGGACACGAGATGACCGGTTTCGGCGGGGCCATCAAGAATATCGGCATGGGCTGCGGCTCCCGGGCCGGCAAGACCGAGCAGCACAGCGGTGGCAAGGCTTCCATCGACGAGGCCAAATGCCGGGGCTGCATGGCCTGCCTGAAGGAATGCGCCAACGAGGGACTTTTCTTCGACGAGGACGCAGGGAAAATGCGCGTCAACGAGGACAATTGCGTCGGCTGCGGACGCTGTCTCGGGTCGTGTAATTTCGACGCCATCGCGTTCAGGAATTTTGCGGCCAACGAGCTTCTAAACAAGCGCATGGCGGAATATACCAAGGCGGTCGTGGACGGTCGGCCAAACTTCCACATTTCGCTTATCGTGGATGTCTCCCCCAACTGCGACTGTCACGGCGAAAACGATGCGCCCATCCTGCCCAACCTCGGGATGTTCGCCTCCTTCGACCCACTGGCCCTGGACCAGGCCTGCGTGGACGCCTGCATGAAGGCCAAGCCGCTTCCGGGGAGCCAGCTCTACGAAAACCTGTCAAAGCCTGATTTTCTGGACC
- a CDS encoding single-stranded DNA-binding protein: MAGSLNKAILIGRLGRDPEMRYTPSGQPVANFSIATDETYTGKDGQKVEKTEWHRIVVWGKQAEFCGNYLSKGRLVYIEGKIETRKWTDKDGVEKYTTEIKADRVQGLDSRQPEGGYTQAPQYQQRPQAAPQQGGAGNAGYDDDMGPAFPSEASGMDDAPF, translated from the coding sequence ATGGCAGGTAGTCTGAATAAAGCAATCCTGATCGGCCGTTTGGGCCGTGATCCGGAGATGCGCTACACTCCGTCAGGGCAGCCGGTGGCCAATTTTTCCATTGCCACGGATGAAACATACACGGGCAAGGACGGGCAGAAGGTCGAAAAGACCGAATGGCACCGCATCGTGGTCTGGGGCAAGCAGGCTGAATTCTGCGGCAACTATCTTTCCAAGGGCCGCCTGGTCTACATTGAGGGCAAGATCGAGACCCGCAAGTGGACAGACAAGGACGGCGTGGAGAAATACACCACGGAGATCAAGGCCGACCGCGTGCAGGGACTCGATTCCCGCCAGCCCGAAGGCGGCTACACCCAGGCCCCGCAATACCAGCAGCGCCCCCAGGCCGCGCCCCAGCAGGGCGGAGCCGGGAACGCCGGCTACGATGACGACATGGGCCCGGCTTTCCCCTCCGAGGCCAGCGGGATGGATGACGCGCCGTTCTGA
- a CDS encoding biotin attachment protein, with protein sequence MIDVKELLRELREEPYEKISIRAPHSGKVEFVAKEPGVRVVGPSGTWKEVPGTLLARMERENVKKPLFAPQKGEVMSLGEIENGQFVQAGQELMTIRHYLTREEVIARILRRSLSLFLAPEKGKYYFFPDVDIKIKTKGSQSVHIKDGMELFILSRMKRETSIRYSGPDGIIYAVYFETNDSVDRDSPLIGVCPEDQLGQIQEVVSRVQSDWEERD encoded by the coding sequence GGGCTCCCCATAGCGGAAAAGTGGAATTCGTGGCCAAGGAGCCCGGAGTGCGGGTCGTGGGCCCCAGCGGCACCTGGAAGGAGGTCCCCGGGACCCTGCTGGCCCGGATGGAGCGCGAGAATGTCAAGAAACCTCTGTTCGCCCCGCAGAAGGGCGAGGTCATGTCTCTGGGCGAGATCGAAAACGGCCAGTTCGTGCAGGCCGGTCAGGAGCTCATGACCATCCGTCATTACCTGACTCGCGAAGAGGTCATCGCCCGCATCCTGCGCCGCTCCCTGTCCCTGTTTCTGGCCCCGGAGAAGGGTAAGTATTATTTCTTCCCCGACGTGGACATCAAGATCAAGACCAAGGGCAGTCAGAGCGTGCACATAAAGGACGGGATGGAGCTTTTCATCCTCTCGCGCATGAAGCGCGAGACCTCGATCCGGTACAGCGGCCCGGACGGCATCATCTATGCCGTCTATTTCGAGACCAACGACTCCGTGGACCGGGACAGCCCGCTCATCGGAGTCTGTCCCGAAGACCAGCTTGGCCAGATCCAGGAGGTCGTCAGCCGCGTGCAGAGCGACTGGGAGGAGAGAGACTGA